The following are from one region of the Arachis duranensis cultivar V14167 chromosome 10, aradu.V14167.gnm2.J7QH, whole genome shotgun sequence genome:
- the LOC107469715 gene encoding probable LRR receptor-like serine/threonine-protein kinase PAM74: MLSGGAVVAYDNNMSPSILLLSLCLLTAPFFAIASNPSGYFINCGANQGITVDGLKYIPDSDGKYIKIGNSATITKPDISPLLTTLRYFPDAASRKFCYSFPVTKNGRYLLKTVYYYGNFDGKNQPPVFDQIVEGTRWSIVNTTDDYAKGLSSYYEVVLRATGRNLGVCVARNKYTGSSSPFISTLDLTLLDSSVYKPTDFDKYALVAVARHAFGSQHFISFPDDQFNRMWQPYKEQQKSVVKSQSNVSSSDFWNLPPAKAFSAGITTNDKTLEINWPTVALPASQYYISLYFQDNRIPSPDSWRIFDVSINENKFFSGLNATTKGVTVYGAQWPLSGHTKITLTSTRGEVAPVINAGEVYQVFPLGGRTRTRDVIAMEDLAKSIEKPPADWKGDPCLPQGNSWIGVTCTNEFNARVISLNLTNAGLAGSLPASINNLSALNHLWLGGNKFSGHIPDLGGLKELETLHLEKNNFEGSLPASLNQLPKLREVYSDFQAGNSAGKIPIATQGKLVE, translated from the exons ATGCTTTCAGGTGGGGCAGTAGTGGCTTATGACAACAACATGAGCCCCTCCATTTTGCTCCTATCTCTGTGCCTTCTTACTGCCCCCTTCTTTGCCATAGCTTCCAACCCTTCAG GGTATTTTATAAACTGCGGGGCAAACCAAGGTATAACGGTGGATGGCCTGAAATACATTCCTGATAGTGATGGGAAATACATCAAGATTGGAAACTCCGCCACCATTACAAAACCAGACATATCACCCTTGCTCACTACGTTGCGTTACTTTCCCGACGCAGCGTCGAGGAAATTCTGCTATTCTTTCCCGGTAACCAAGAACGGCAGATACCTCTTGAAAACGGTGTATTACTACGGGAATTTTGATGGCAAGAACCAACCGCCGGTGTTCGACCAGATCGTGGAAGGGACGCGGTGGAGCATCGTGAACACGACGGATGACTATGCCAAGGGTCTTAGCTCCTACTATGAGGTTGTGTTACGAGCAACAGGGAGGAATTTGGGGGTGTGTGTGGCGAGGAACAAATATACTGGTAGTTCAAGTCCCTTCATCTCAACCCTGGACCTCACTCTTCTGGATTCTTCTGTCTATAAACCCACTGATTTTGACAAGTATGCCCTTGTAGCTGTTGCTAGGCATGCTTTTGGAAGTCAACACTTCATTAG TTTTCCAGATGACCAATTCAACCGCATGTGGCAACCATACAAAGAGCAACAAAAGTCCGTTGTGAAAAGCCAATCAAATGTAAGTTCTTCAGACTTCTGGAACCTTCCACCAGCAAAAGCATTTAGCGCAGGAATAACCACCAATGACAAGACACTTGAAATCAATTGGCCCACAGTAGCACTTCCAGCGTCCCAGTATTACATCTCGCTGTATTTCCAAGATAACAGAATTCCAAGCCCTGATAGTTGGAGAATCTTTGATGTTTCCATTAATGAAAACAAATTCTTCTCCGGACTTAATGCCACAACTAAGGGTGTAACGGTTTATGGTGCCCAGTGGCCACTTTCTGGGCACACCAAGATTACATTGACCAGTACCAGGGGAGAGGTAGCACCAGTTATCAATGCTGGTGAAGTCTATCAGGTTTTTCCACTCGGTGGCCGTACTCGGACAAGAGATG taattgcaatGGAAGACCTGGCTAAAAGTATTGAGAAACCACCTGCTGATTGGAAGGGTGATCCTTGCCTACCTCAAGGGAACTCATGGATAGGGGTTACATGCACAAATGAATTTAATGCACGAGTCATTTCACT GAACTTAACAAATGCTGGGCTGGCTGGGTCGCTTCCTGCAAGTATTAACAATCTAAGTGCACTTAATCATCT TTGGCTTGGGGGGAACAAGTTTTCAGGCCACATTCCCGACTTAGGTGGATTGAAGGAGTTAGAAACTTT GCATTTGGAGAAAAACAACTTTGAAGGTTCACTTCCTGCGTCACTAAATCAACTCCCAAAACTTCGTGAAGT TTATTCTGACTTTCAAGCTGGAAATTCTGCTGGAAAAATTCCCATCGCAACACAAGGGAAATTAGTGGAGTGA